The genomic stretch gaTTAATAGGTATTATCGACATCaccatttgaaaaattaatatatatatatatatcatgacttaacaaataattaaattaatctataaCATTCTATTACAAAAAGAGAGAACATTCATTAGAATGAGtaaattcttgaaataaataatatattggaCAAATTATacactatatatattttttctttaattaggtTTTTTCCTACTAAAATTTTCCAATAAGTTTTAATAAGACAAATTATGTATGTCAAATGTTCTCATGCTTTAGGTTTTCATCTCAATAAATTTTTCTTAGTAaggataatatgataatttatgtaCGGTGGGAATCCAAACCCgagtattataatatatagatTTCACACCCCTTAAAGCAATTGTACTTTAATAGAAAGGCAGTCATCAGAACCTTTATAGATTACCCCATCTcgccaaataatttttttagggttttatgaGCGTAATAatagatcaaattcaaattttttatttaaaattttagtacttcatttttgtttatatataatttgatgttgaGGGCATGAAAACTAAAAAGAGTTTATCATTTCAGTCTATCATAATTCAttcttcttttagtttcttCTATTACTTAGCACAACATAAGAAACAATATACGGCTATTATATCCAAACTCACCTCcttcttattcaatttttacaCTTGCACCCCAAAATGCAGCCACTTGATCCATCGCCTTCATATATGTTCtacattgaaaaaatatattttccttttcactCTATCAATTCGAATCTGCATGTTGAATTGTTTTCACATTTTGGCTTCCACTTGCTCCTTCCCCTCACTATTTCCTGCCCACCCTCAAGACGAAGTAAGTGATCGAACTCAATTCCTCCATTGTCCATCAACTCATTAACGCCGCTGCTATTATTAATCACCCTGGAAAAGGATTGCAGCACGCAATCCCTGTTGCATTCCTTTcgataatcaaattttattgctGAAATCTTGTGGTTCGTGGCAAGTGCCCTAGGAACACTCTGAAAAACACTCAACAGATCCATCTTGAAACTTTAATGAGATTTTATATCAATATCATCTTCAATAACACTAAACAGATCCTAAAAATGCGAAACTAATTACCTCGAGAACATAGTTAACCAGTTTTATATGACTTACATGCTCATTTACGTCCATATCCGTCCATCCAGGCTACAGATTTTTGGGGGATATCAGTAATCAGCATTCACTGATATGGCATTTCCATTTCTGCAGCAAGAGAATACCATTTATGATATACTTACAGTTAAAGATGTGCGAACATAATTGGCTATTTTGGTGTCAAGTTGCGCGAGTTTTCTGCTTCTTCCTTGGATGTGAGGATGGCCTTGCATAAGAAAAGGCTTCAAATCTTTGATGACTTCCTCCCTCAACTTAGCAAATTTCCTTGTTTTCTTATTCATCATCACATGTAAACTGCCACAACAAAACcatgataaaactttatctcaATTTGCGTCTCCGAATTAACCACAATGAAATTATGTCATTGACAAATTGAAGTCGTTGAACCTGGCTGCTCGTATCAGAGGTTTGCCTGTTTTAAAATCATGTACACACCATTCACGGCAGAAACTATTCCTTCCCGACTCGTAAATCCAAGTTTCCACCTGAACAGCATCAGCCcttcaacaaattaaacaacAATGATGTCGGTGTGTTCATTGAATTCGACGGTAAGGACAGTGTCACATTGAAGAAATTTGGTGCAGCCAAAGGTATAACCATGATTGTAAAGTCAAGTTTAAGTCGAGAAGGAGATCAATATTGAAGAAATTTGTATAAAGGTTGTCTTAATCAGAATGTGAGGTGGTAATATTTATCAACACAAGTTATGCATGAAACATTACTTGATTCATTAAGCAATCCTACCTAGTACAGTtttcaaattatcaattatgttgcttaatgaaatataattacTTTGTTAATTAAGTTCTTAAGTTTTGTTGCGTTAAGAAGTATACCATGTTAAATACTCTTCCAGATGCTATAATCTCTTCTCATCTACTTTCTAGGTTGTTTATTGtcccaatatatatatatatatatatatatatatatatatatatatatatatatatatatatatatatatatatatatatatatgtatgtatgtatgtatgtatgtatgtatgtatgtatgtatgtatgtatgtatgtatgtatgtatgtatgtatgtatgtatgtatgtatgtatgtatgtatgtatgtatgtatgtatgtttatttttattatatgtggttaatttattatagttaatactaaagtgattttttttaatacaagatTGGAGttaaataccaaaaaaaaaaaaaaaggaaaacaatcattaatataaatctaaagtttcaatattttctagCAAAAAGATCTCTTGCAACCTCATTGATGGATcctaataaaatatcaattcattagatgattctaaaataaatttagatattcaATCAAtagctttatttattttccaaaacAGGTACATAAACCTCATTTGTAAGTTCTAATGGGATATATTATTGATGTCACTGAAACGTTTAGCGAGAGTATTTTTACTTAGATGTGTAGAATACATCAAATGGATTGTCATTTTAAAATCGGATTTAATTTAAACGTTTAAGACTTCATACTCTTTAGCCATTTCAAGTCCTAGTTTAATAGACCATAATTTAGCTTCTACTACTTAGCAAGTTCCTAAGTTTTTGGTGAATCCTCCAAGATAATTAGAGCATGCAGTTCTGATAATTCCTTCAACTCTTGCAATACTAGTTACTCTCGACACAACAACATCGACATTTAATTTCCAAGTCTCATCCATAGGAGCCAACCAATGAACATCCCAAATAACAACATcctcaattgattttttttaaaagaagatTTTCCAAGCATCCACaacaatataaacataataaaaaaattacctcaaCTCCTtttattggttttaaaaaatcaacatcatGAAGCTCTTTATTTCGCCAACTTCACAATTGGTAGCAAGTATAAGTGAACCACACATTCCAATTGTGTCCAAAAACTTGTTTATCCCCTTGACTCAAATTCTTGTTTAACCAATTATCACTATTTAACCTATAAAATAACTCCTTATGTTTATATGCAATAAGATAATCCCATTTAACCTAAATTGGATCTTTGACCCTACAAAATAAGGttacttttataataattaatatatgtattgttacaatttttacTACATCACATTTGTAACTCAAATTTTGTAAGCTGAGATgatgtatgaacataattttagattaaCCTAAAGGTCGAAGATGCAAGTGCGATCTTGGGCACCCAAGCATTAGAAGAGTTCCAATCCATGGAGGCGCAACACTGGTCCTAGCCACCTAAGCCTCTTCAGTCAGTCAGAGTTAATGGCATCAAGCATAGCAGAATTAcgggaaaaataaatttaaaaaaaaagaagaaaattcaatCCAACACAAAGTTCGAAATTCAAAACTAACCA from Mangifera indica cultivar Alphonso chromosome 6, CATAS_Mindica_2.1, whole genome shotgun sequence encodes the following:
- the LOC123218962 gene encoding palmitoyl-acyl carrier protein thioesterase, chloroplastic-like, with amino-acid sequence MVIPLAAPNFFNVETWIYESGRNSFCREWCVHDFKTGKPLIRAASLHVMMNKKTRKFAKLREEVIKDLKPFLMQGHPHIQGRSRKLAQLDTKIANYVRTSLTPGWTDMDVNEHVSHIKLVNYVLESVPRALATNHKISAIKFDYRKECNRDCVLQSFSRVINNSSGVNELMDNGGIEFDHLLRLEGGQEIVRGRSKWKPKCENNSTCRFELIE